In Mustela lutreola isolate mMusLut2 chromosome 1, mMusLut2.pri, whole genome shotgun sequence, one genomic interval encodes:
- the LOC131836956 gene encoding histone H2AX, which translates to MSGRGKTGGKARAKAKSRSSRAGLQFPVGRVHRLLRKGHYAERVGAGAPVYLAAVLEYLTAEILELAGNAARDNKKTRIIPRHLQLAIRNDEELNKLLGGVTIAQGGVLPNIQAVLLPKKTSATVGPKAPAGGKKATQASQEY; encoded by the coding sequence ATGTCGGGCCGCGGCAAGACCGGCGGCAAGGCCCGCGCCAAGGCCAAGTCGCGCTCGTCGCGCGCCGGCCTCCAGTTCCCAGTGGGCCGCGTGCACCGGCTGCTGCGGAAGGGCCACTACGCCGAGCGGGTCGGCGCCGGCGCGCCGGTGTACCTGGCGGCGGTGCTCGAGTACCTCACCGCGGAGATCCTGGAGCTGGCGGGCAACGCGGCCCGCGACAACAAGAAGACGCGGATCATCCCCCGCCACCTGCAGCTGGCCATCCGCAACGACGAGGAGCTCAACAAGCTGCTGGGCGGCGTGACGATCGCCCAGGGAGGCGTCCTGCCTAACATCCAGGCCGTGCTGCTGCCCAAGAAGACCAGCGCCACCGTGGGGCCGAAGGCGCCCGCGGGGGGCAAGAAGGCCACCCAGGCCTCTCAGGAGTACTGA